A part of Fusarium oxysporum Fo47 chromosome III, complete sequence genomic DNA contains:
- a CDS encoding rRNA processing/ribosome biogenesis-domain-containing protein, translating to MAASLPPDLRVLCRKLTSIPPTQLPHALPSLINHILHCKEPLSAPSDRKVKDSSPEAAQLVHKLKASITTHLNGRSREARFAAVALIKTVVDVGGWEILRGCQPWVTGLLSVVEKSDPITSKELAIVALTRIYISVHPYQTLVREIATPTIPTFVTACIKLISLPKNGEKLQTPLSVIETICDALSALIPLYPTTIRPSNSKLRTAVKPYLVPTQSDETVIPQSLQRASRKIVISLHHVAAKSGGSDEWAKLIDTLLKELHSTADQVLRAVEESWEGTSGFTRSQVELDNEPNGGGLSADELPAWSGTNAGADRLIGLFQYLSDCLRYPTKAPVTIPTSALVDAASRLLLIARLSPRSQTWDQALQTNAAIAREEKEELWAALPDIHIAALHLIEALFQRLGQNAVSIAPEVLDHLVRVFKSGINLPTVRKTGYTVLKEILLISGPTLSKPSVGSLDPVFGACCRDLQQDAGHLREAEKPAATGTDSKKNSIAANADLFLQPQAAAVISTPSLESKHRAAAAKLLPVVLSKVPQRHLKPSLRGLVDQTAILTNSRDAMLASVLNPYKDQRGRVYPSILPHLTQQFPDDKGLEILRTNIRAGAQSLAEGEEPLEALSIEEEQDEEMKDGDVEEQDAVPEKKGDLFKPGALPTAPHAEKNLPIQGNPFAPIEKAAPSTENAFARASSPPKRKHEGSDSAPPKRQVLEKSSSPDRVLPAPIQRAPVVAKEPEEEEDDDDDDESVHLNMELDDEDEDEDEDED from the exons ATGGCGGCCTCACTTCCACCCGACCTGCGGGTTCTATGCCGCAAACTCACCTCCATTCCGCCAACTCAGCTTCCTCATGCGCTGCCATCTCTCATCAACCACATCCTACACTGCAAGGAGCCATTGTCGGCGCCTTCGGACcgcaaggtcaaggataGCTCCCCGGAAGCCGCTCAGCTTGTCCATAAGCTCAAGGCGAGTATTACCACTCACTTGAACGGACGAAGTCGCGAGGCTAGATTCGCTGCAGTTGCTCTAATCAAGACTGTGGTTGACGTTGGTGGGTGGGAGATCCTACGAGGTTGTCAACCATGGGTCACTGGACTCCTGTCTGTAGTTGAG AAAAGCGATCCCATTACTTCAAAGGAGTTGGCCATTGTGGCTCTTACACGCATCTACATCTCAGTCCATCCATATCAGACCCTTGTCCGCGAGATTGCCACACCAACAATCCCAACATTTGTTACAGCTTGCATAAAGCTCATCAGCTTGCCCAAGAACGGCGAAAAGCTCCAAACGCCCCTATCTGTCATTGAGACTATTTGCGACGCTTTATCAGCCTTGATTCCGCTTTACCCAACAACCATTCGGCCTTCAAACTCCAAGCTCAGAACAGCAGTCAAGCCTTATCTTGTTCCTACACAATCAGATGAGACTGTCATTCCACAAAGTCTTCAGCGAGCTTCGCGAAAAATTGTTATCTCGCTTCACCATGTTGCGGCCAAGTCAGGAGGTAGTGATGAGTGGGCCAAGCTGATCGACACTCTCCTGAAGGAGTTGCACTCTACAGCTGACCAGGTCCTGAGAGCCGTTGAAGAGTCATGGGAGGGAACAAGCGGCTTCACTCGATCGCAAGTTGAACTCGATAATGAGCCGAACGGTGGTGGCTTATCTGCGGACGAGCTCCCAGCATGGTCAGGAACCAACGCTGGGGCTGATCGTTTAATTGGCCTCTTCCAGTATCTTTCTGATTGTCTGCGATATCCTACCAAGGCGCCCGTCACGATACCCACCAGCGCACTTGTTGACGCTGCATCTCGGTTACTTCTCATAGCCAGACTCTCGCCCAGGTCCCAAACATGGGATCAAGCGCTTCAGACCAACGCTGCGATTGCCagggaagagaaggaagaactCTGGGCTGCGCTACCAGATATTCACATCGCTGCTCTGCACCTCATTGAAGCCTTGTTCCAGCGTTTGGGTCAGAACGCTGTGTCTATTGCCCCAGAGGTCCTTGACCACCTTGTCCGAGTATTCAAGTCAGGAATCAACCTTCCCACAGTCCGAAAGACCGGATACACTGTCCTCAAAGAGATCTTGCTTATCTCTGGCCCAACACTATCCAAGCCTTCGGTTGGTAGCTTAGACCCTGTATTTGGCGCTTGCTGTCGTGACTTGCAACAAGATGCAGGTCACCTTagagaggctgagaagccagCGGCAACTGGCACCGACAGTAAGAAGAACAGCATCGCCGCCAACGCTGATCTTTTCCTTCAGCCTCAAGCCGCCGCCGTTATCTCAACCCCTTCCCTAGAGTCCAAGCACAGGGCCGCTGCTGCAAAGCTCTTGCCCGTTGTTCTGTCAAAAGTACCACAGCGACATCTCAAGCCTTCTTTGCGTGGTCTCGTTGACCAGACAGCTATCTTGACAAATAGCCGTGACGCTATGCTGGCAAGTGTTCTCAACCCATACAAGGACCAACGTGGTAGAGTGTACCCTAGCATTCTTCCCCATCTTACTCAGCAATTCCCTGATGACAAAGGTCTTGAGATTCTGCGCACCAACATTCGTGCGGGTGCTCAGAGTCTCGCTGAGGGTGAAGAGCCATTAGAGGCTCTCTCTATCGAAGAGGAGCaagatgaggagatgaaggatgGTGATGTCGAGGAGCAAGACGCAGTGCCTGAAAAGAAGGGTGACTTGTTCAAGCCAGGAGCACTGCCCACAGCTCCACATGCCGAGAAGAATCTCCCCATTCAGGGCAATCCATTTGCCCCTATCGAGAAGGCTGCTCCCTCAACTGAGAATGCCTTCGCACGGGCATCCTCACCGCCAAAGCGAAAGCACGAAGGTTCAGATTCTGCACCTCCGAAGAGACAGGTTCTGGAAAAGTCCTCTTCTCCTGACCGTGTTCTCCCAGCGCCTATTCAAAGGGCCCCAGTTGTGGCCAAGGAacctgaagaggaagaggatgacgacgatgatgatgagagcgtTCATCTCAATATGGAACtggacgatgaagatgaagatgaagatgaagatgaggactAG
- a CDS encoding concanavalin A-like lectin/glucanase domain-containing protein, protein MFWPSRLFCIQLTVLVTTVHGSPNDECDCYLTNGTNSAYYSRHSFYDYRNLGDYAGVPSPVQNASRKAGVTSDYFNSDTWDDSWSIQDWSNRGKGVSLSGDATVLMINSPNNVYIEKNDDKDAASDTFLTMRTMRLPGFQSAAEFESVSTYHYVSVRMLARATGSAGACMAIFTYLGSEELAAVQEADIEIMTRDPKNRVQYTNQPSFTEDGDDIPKATRNGTLPKGVEWDDWVVHRLDWTPKRSTWYANGQEVASIEFQTPKDPAQIILNAWSDGGSWSGNMSLNGAAYMHIQWIDMVYNVTKDNEEKRSFDGRRLESDAEQDGGLVRRDDSKGACKVVCSIDEADKAGETNILPKSAASHMLDMRYWTRMIVFGIMLLAYI, encoded by the coding sequence ATGTTTTGGCCAAGTCGCTTGTTTTGCATACAGCTCACTGTGTTAGTAACCACAGTTCATGGATCACCAAACGATGAGTGTGACTGCTATCTCACTAATGGCACCAACTCTGCATATTACTCACGACACAGTTTCTATGACTACCGAAACCTTGGGGACTATGCGGGAGTTCCCAGTCCTGTCCAAAATGCTTCCAGAAAAGCAGGTGTAACAAGCGACTATTTCAACAGCGACACTTGGGATGACAGCTGGAGCATTCAAGACTGGAGCAATCGCGGGAAAGGCGTCAGTCTCTCAGGCGATGCAACTGTCCTAATGATCAACTCCCCCAACAACGTCTACATTGAAAAGAATGACGACAAAGACGCAGCCTCGGATACGTTCCTCACCATGCGAACCATGCGGCTGCCCGGTTTCCAGAGCGCTGCAGAGTTCGAGTCTGTGTCGACATATCACTACGTCTCAGTACGGATGCTCGCCCGTGCCACCGGCAGCGCGGGTGCATGCATGGCTATCTTCACGTACCTTGGGAGTGAAGAGCTAGCTGCTGTACAAGAAGCTGATATCGAGATCATGACGCGTGATCCCAAGAACCGGGTCCAGTACACGAATCAGCCTTCTTTCACagaggatggcgatgatatcCCCAAAGCTACTCGTAACGGCACGCTGCCCAAGGGTGTTGAGTGGGATGATTGGGTTGTGCACCGATTGGACTGGACGCCCAAACGCTCTACCTGGTATGCTAATGGTCAAGAAGTTGCCAGTATAGAATTCCAGACACCGAAGGACCCGGCACAGATCATTCTCAACGCTTGGAGCGACGGTGGTTCGTGGAGCGGGAATATGAGCCTCAATGGTGCAGCATATATGCATATCCAGTGGATCGACATGGTGTATAATGTTACAAAAGACAACGAGGAAAAGAGAAGTTTCGATGGTCGCAGGTTGGAGAGCGATGCTGAACAAGACGGTGGGCTAGTACGTCGAGATGATAGTAAGGGCGCATGTAAGGTCGTCTGTAGCATCGATGAGGCGGATAAGGCTGGAGAGACCAATATACTTCCGAAGAGCGCGGCGTCTCACATGCTGGATATGCGATACTGGACAAGGATGATTGTGTTTGGAATCATGCTTTTGGCGTATATATAA
- a CDS encoding MeaB bZIP transcription factor, translating into MADKMSIDKADPAQHQNNNNHLNGLNGHSREETDSLVGSSPEGDHHPAITSAANATQEPQQPKRKGGRKPIYATSEERKQRNRQAQAAFRERRTEYIKQLEETIRVHESNLHNLQAAHRTAADECLMLRYKNSLLERILLEKGIDVQAELRAKTGSPNLGPTHMPQNLVQPPPIQRAIMNRHHQSRRSNSNIAPKAEPVPVLPPPLQPHSNATSPKNRPTPSSHSNSPSNTGSAFSPAASDNMSMRGSMTSMSRQQMPQQQQQQMPQNTQAPRSSMMQNGGRGGQTGSGASYYPTPAFQNHIEQLEQEYEQDGMIDEPEIETPAGHGGYPSGYNGENQQPMMMSPASSGPGHQMTPSHEPVQQPQTTHSQYPSMTQLLDQNGLDWDPFGLSASMAFPNGQQFQFEQANMR; encoded by the exons ATGGCAGACAAGATGTCAATCGATAAGGCGGATCCTGCGCAAcaccaaaacaacaacaatcatCTCAACGGCCTAAACGGTCATTCTCGGGAAGAGACCGACTCTCTCGTTGGCTCCAGCCCTGAGGGCGATCATCACCCTGCGATAACCTCTGCTGCCAATGCCACCCAAGAGCCTCAGCAGCCCAAGAGGAAGGGCGGCCGCAAACCT ATCTATGCGACTTCCGAAGAGCGAAAGCAGAGGAACCGACAGGCTCAAGCTGCTTTTCGTGAACGCCGAACTGAATACATAAAGCAACTCGAAGAGACCATCCGCGTCCATGAGTCCAACCTCCACAACCTCCAGGCGGCTCACCGCACTGCCGCCGATGAGTGTCTGATGCTTCGATACAAGAACTCGCTTCTCGAGCGTATTCTTCTCGAAAAGGGAATCGATGTCCAGGCTGAGCTTCGCGCCAAGACGGGTAGTCCTAACTTGGGACCAACCCATATGCCTCAGAACCTCGTTCAGCCTCCTCCTATCCAGCGTGCGATAATGAACCGACACCACCAGTCTCGACGATCAAACTCGAACATCGCCCCCAAGGCTGAGCCTGTGCCAGTACTGCCACCCCCGCTGCAACCTCATTCGAATGCTACCTCACCCAAAAATCGACCTACACCATCGTCTCATTCCAACTCGCCGAGCAACACTGGCTCCGCCTTCTCTCCTGCCGCCTCGGATAACATGTCGATGAGAGGTTCGATGACTAGCATGTCGCGCCAGCAGATGccccagcagcaacagcaacagatgcCTCAGAACACACAGGCCCCTCGATCATCGATGATGCAGAATGGTGGACGGGGAGGTCAAACAGGATCCGGAGCTTCTTACTACCCTACCCCTGCCTTCCAGAACCATATTGAACAACTTG AGCAAGAATATGAACAAGATGGCATGATTGACGAGCCTGAAATCGAAACACCAGCTGGTCATGGAGGATACCCCTCAGGCTACAATGGAGAGAACCAGCAGCCTATGATGATGTCGCCTGCCTCTAGCGGACCTGGACACCAGATGACGCCATCTCATGAACCCGTCCAACAGCCACAAACCACGCACTCGCAATACCCATCAATGACCCAGCTTTTAGACCAGAATGGCCTGGATTGGGACCCTTTTGGATTAAGTGCTAGCATGGCATTTCCCAACGGGCAGCAGTTTCAGTTCGAACAAGCCAACATGAGGTGA